Proteins encoded together in one Lathyrus oleraceus cultivar Zhongwan6 chromosome 5, CAAS_Psat_ZW6_1.0, whole genome shotgun sequence window:
- the LOC127085041 gene encoding protodermal factor 1: MERKITNASFSIFTVLIALLSQHLVIPVISSTLEDQKNYYIPDPHLRNPPTSFSDSLCPHGSSSPPFHSSPPSHGSSPSSHGSSSSPPSHGGYYTPTPPSVGCVSSPPHDPSTPTTPSTPSTPSNPPSSGGYYTSPPSTPVDPPITLTPPSPSTPIDPGTPPFLPSPSPLTGTCNYWRNHPAIIWGILGWWGTLGNAFGVTSVPGFSPGLTLPQALSNTRTDGLGALYREGTASFLNSLVNHKFPYTTDQVRDRFSASLHSNKAAATQAHLFKMANEGKMKPRSP, encoded by the exons ATGGAGAGGAAAATAACCAATGCTTCCTTTTCCATTTTCACAGTGCTTATTGCACTTCTTTCTCAGCACCTTGTGATTCCTGTAATCTCCTCCACTCTTGAAGATCAGAAGAACTACTACATACCAGATCCACATTTAAGAAACCCTCCTACAAGTTTCTCTGATTCTCTAT GCCCACATGGGAGTAGTTCTCCTCCATTTCATAGCTCACCACCTTCTCATGGAAGCTCACCATCTTCACATGGAAGCTCATCATCACCACCTTCACATGGAGGTTATTATACTCCAACTCCACCCTCAGTTGGCTGTGTATCATCACCACCACATGATCCTTCAACTCCAACAACACCTTCAACACCTTCAACACCATCAAACCCTCCATCAAGTGGTGGATACTATACCTCACCACCCTCAACTCCAGTTGATCCACCAATCACTTTGACACCACCATCTCCATCCACACCAATTGACCCTGGCACTCCTCCTTTCCTACCTTCCCCATCTCCCTTAACTGGCACATGCAA CTACTGGAGGAACCATCCAGCAATAATATGGGGAATTCTAGGTTGGTGGGGAACATTGGGAAATGCATTTGGTGTGACAAGTGTTCCTGGGTTTAGTCCTGGTCTAACCTTACCACAAGCACTTTCCAACACAAGAACTGATGGGTTAGGAGCACTCTACAGAGAAGGAACTGCTTCCTTTCTCAACTCATTGGTCAACCACAAGTTCCCTTACACAACTGATCAAGTTAGGGACAGGTTTTCTGCCTCACTTCACTCCAACAAAGCTGCTGCAACTCAAGCTCATCTTTTCAAGATGGCAAATGAAGGAAAAATGAAGCCTAGATCACCATGA